Genomic segment of Pithys albifrons albifrons isolate INPA30051 chromosome 28, PitAlb_v1, whole genome shotgun sequence:
ctcccttccccctcctctttcTCCCCCTCACATAATATTTTCCATATGAAGAAGCCTTCCTGAAGCCACACACTGCCCTCTTGGTGAGTCTTAGGCGGGTTAGAGGAGACCCTGGGAGCCTTTaatcctctctctctctcgcCGCTTTCATCCTCAGCCACAGCTGGACGCCCCATTGATGCGGAACAGACCAAACACCAGGCCCCTCGctaagctgctgctgtggggcctctcaccctgcagagcctggcCCGGGCCAGTACAGCCCCgtacagcccagcccagcccagcccagcctggaccTGACCAgtacagcccagcccagctcagcccagcccagtgcagcccagctcagtacagcccagcccagcctggaccagcccagcccagcccagcccagcccagccctgaccagTACAGCCCAGTacagcccagtgcagcccagctcagtacagcccagcccagcctggaccagcccagcccagcccagcccagcccggccctgACCAGTacagcccagtgcagcccagcccagcccagcccagcctagcccagtccagcccagtccagcccaacCCAGCCCGGCCCAGtacagcccagcctggcccagaccaacccagcccagcccagtccagccaagcccagcccagcctggaccAGCCTGGCCCAGGACCCGTGTGAGGCTCTCAGGGCATGGGTCCCTCCGGCCCCCCAGCCGGACACTGGACACTGGCGGGGGTGACAGTGGTGACCGGCAGGGCCGGGCCGTGTCCGGGGGTCCCTCCGGCCCCCCCAGCGCCGCCATTGCTGAGCCTCGcgcgccccctgccggccgcgccgcccccgGTCCGTCCATCTCCGGCTCCAAAGACCTGCGGGGGCTTCGGGAATCcagggagacagggaggggCGGATTGATGCGGGAGTTCagaggagagggggaggaaCGACCCGAGCTGTCAGGAGCACAGCCGAGGAGGGAAAATTAAAGTCCCTGGAGTGGCTGATGTGGAgcggcagggacagggagggatcTGCTCCCCGAGCTCACAGTGCACACACAGGGAACAAGGCAGTGACACGGCAGGAGGGTCAGAGGTAAGAGAAGTGTTCAAACAGGGCTGAggcagcactggaacaggtcaCTGGGAGCGCTTCAACTTCAACTGGTTAAACAGATCTTCAGAAATTACACGGAAAGTGCTGATCCAGCTGTGTCACCGGGCTGGATTAAGTGACCTCCTGAGATAACATTCATCttcttttctgtgattctataattaaaAGTCATATTGATCCTCTGTCACAGATGCAGCAAAAAGACCAACTTCATTACGTTCTTGTTGCTTCAAGATGCTGAGTCCTGAACAAGCATCTCTTCATGACCTGTCCAGACCCAAAGAGCTTCTCCTCAGACAGGACCTCCCATGGATGCAGCAAATGCCATGGGAGGGGATGAGGAACAGTCCTTGGCTCAGTTTGCAGGCAACCAGTTGCAGAAACTGAACTAATTGCAGACTCCTGGGATTTGTTGGCGAGAGCACGAGCGTGTTCCCCCTTCTCGTTACTGAGCATCAAGTGCCTGATGAGAGAGGGATTTGGGGACAAGACAATGCGGAGATATCTAGCACAAAATGATTAGCCAGAATGTATTGTTAATAAGCTGCTTATTCATATAATTGGAAATTATTTGCAGCCAGGGTGTCAGTAcagcctctgtgctgctctggtggAGCGGGGCAGGTGCTGGCCCAGGGGATCCTGCTGtgagtgctgtgctggcacaggactcgctgccactgcctgctctgctgtcactgccttCAAGGGCACagaagggcacagggatgtcGAGGGGAGGCAGAAGGGGCCTCCTCCAGCATCCTCACAACAGCTAGAGGGAGAGAAaggccaagcaagcttggagTCAGGGCAAACAAGACCTGACACTGCTCGTGCTTCCCAAAGCAGCTATTTAGCTCATACTATTCCAATTCATTCATTCATCTGATTAATTCGTTAAGATCTTACAGCAGTCCCACGTTTACCCAGGAAACCCATGTACAATATCCACTGAAGTAAAAAGGGCTGGATTCGATAGATGATGAGTTTCCTACAGGAAATCCCACAAATCTGGTATTGGTAGCATTCATCAGTTCCTGAACTTGATCTTTAAGATGGATCTTGAAGCACTGCAGAGGACGCACTAAAGGAAGAAGTCCCTGTCCTGctttccccagggctggatcctGGCCAGAAGTGCCAGGCACAGACTTACAGTGACAGTGACATCTCTGGGGACACGATGGCCATGTCTCAGAGGGAGGGACTTCTCTGGGGATGTGCGGCAGCAACTGGCAATCTCAACTGGCAACCTCAGACGTAGCCTCAGACCACCTGGCAGCAGCTTTATGGGGAAACATCCGGTGCGAGTAGAGCAGAAAGGGCAAGGAAGAACAAACCCCacaccccaaacccaacccaaaagcACACACCAGGACAAGAATcacccaggggcagcagggcctgaaGTCTGTTGGTGGATGGCAAAGTCGGCCCTGTAGCCCACCCACCTGGGAGCAAGGGGAGGCTGGTGGGCTGGCAGTCTCATGGCTGGGGGGTGGATGAGCAGAGTGACAAAGGAAATGACATCAGGAcaggctgtgctctgtgctcgACCACTTCCCCAAAGGCACCcaaaaaatatctaaatatcAATGTTGTAACAAAACATGGTGAAGTATTTCCGCTTAAGGCAAGACCTTGGGCACTTCCTCCAGGCTGTGTCACTGCGAGGTAGGAAGGATCACAAGGCGGACACGCAAGAACAGGACCCAGTGGCAGCCCCCAGCaatgcccctgccctgggcctgaGCAAGGCCATGGAGCTCAgagccctcctgctgctgctgctgctctgcttcccaggtAAGAGAAGGACTGGGCATGTCCCAGGGGCTGGGAcacccttccccacctcctcctgctccctggggagaTCCACAGTGGGGGGAcccccagcaccagctggaCTTTGATCTGGGTGACTCACTGCAGGGgtgaggagggaaggggcagccccAATTCCCACCACACACACCTGGTTCCTCCAGACTCCCAGGATAATCCACTCTGggagcacagagctgtggcCTCCCAAGCAGCCCCCGCAGCTCCCCCAGTCAACATTTCCCATCACGctggcccagctcagctccttcGATTGCAATCCTGGGTCAGGACACCTCCTGCTATCCCTGCAGAGAGCACAAAGCTCCCAGCACGTGGTAGGCTGGGCAAGCAAGGCAACCtgcacccagcacagcctgagtCGCTGGGCATCCTCAGGGATGTGGcatggaggagctgcaggtggcacacacactgctccagctccttctctctgccccatcccaccacccCACACAGACCATCCAGCCACCAGGGCACTGCATGGGCAGGGCTTGGTCTCCATTTGCCTGAACAAGGAGCAGTGACAATGGAGTTGGTTTGCTGGGGCAGCTCCCAACACTGCACCACAAATGGTTCCAGTCAGGCTTGAAGGTCCAACACCTCAAGCACCTGCTTGTTTGTGGGCTTTAAACCACAGCTGCAGTCCCAGCTCAAACCTCAGCATTGCCCACCAGGAATTTGCCTTCCTATTTTCAAGCAGGTGATTTCAGCAGGGATGGATTTTGATTTTTGGAGTTTTTGGAAGGTCCGAGGCAGTTTCCCTGAGTCCATGGGGAGGCTGTGAGCATcagctcctctctccctccccacatcTGATACTTACAGGTCTCCAAGCCCAAGTACCTCCTGCTGTAGAGAGACGACGGGAAGGGAGCACTCTGTATGTCCAGTGTCCTTACACAGACAAGGTTAAGAGCCTTTACAAAGCCTGGTGTCGCCTGGAAGGTGGAGGATGTCGTCATTATGTGGGGACCAGCTACGAATACCTGAGAACAGACAAAGCTACAATAAAGGATGATCACCTTACTAGGACCTTTTCTGTGACCATGACTGACCTCAGGgcagaggactcaggcatatACTACTGTGCTTACTATAGCCATGGCTATAACTCACTGAAGACAGTCTCTCTGAATGTTTTCAAGGGTGAGTACCTGTACCCCCACACAAAGCCAAGTCTTATCAGACAGAAACAtcactccttccctctcctccagaGCTGAGCAACTTTCCCTGATTTGCCCAGCCTTGTTTGCTGCCTTCCCCACTAACATGGTGAGTGAAGgagcccagccagccctgcaggctcccagctccctgttGTCCTGCCTTACCTcacccctgcccctgcccctgccctggtgagGGGGTCTCCATGAGGGAGttgccccagggcagggtctgTCCCAGATGCTCAGCTCAAGGAGGGAGGCAGACGCCTGTGTGCCCTCTGCTCACCAGGCAGGGACCACCTTTGTCATTTCAGAGGTGCTCCAGTGGGAGTTGGACACTCTGGTGGTTCAGTGTCCCTGCACCACCCAGGGGCAGAGCATGAGGTGGTGCCGAAGAGAAGGGCAGACTGAGTGTAAAGTCATGGCGAGCACAGAACACCGTTCAACACGGAGTAACAGCAACGCTCCACAAGACAGAACATCCATCATGTTCACACACTcagacactgtcactgtcaccatGAAGAACCTGCAGGCCCAGGACAGCGGCGTGTACTGGTGTGAGCTTAGCAAAGGCTCTGATCGTGCCCGAGTCATGGAGGTCGTGCTCTCAGTGTCCAAGAGTGAGTACCTTCTGCACCCTCAGTGTTCAATCCTGCTCTCTCAGTGTCCAAGAGAGAGCACCTCCTGCACCCTCAGTGTCCAAGAGTGAGCACCTCTTGGAAGCTGGGTGTGGATGTGGGCAGGTCTCAGCACAGCTGAACCCATCTcttttcctgcccatccctctgGCAGACATGGTGGCAACCAACCCTTGGGATCTTCAAGCCAAGGCATGAAGCCTGAGCCTTCATGCTCTgtctgctcccagcagagattcaggggaggtctctgtgggtcccacAAATGGGGTTGTTCATCCCAACTGCTTCCCACAGGGCCAATTGTTGGCTCCAGCACATGGCTGGTTCACACTGGGTGCTGCTGGAAACTTCCCCCATGGCAGGCATCGCTCTTGCTCTGGCCCCactgccaccagccctcccagacCCTTTGGGCTGAGTGTCCATGAGCACATGGTCCCTGAGGGTACTAGAGGAGGGGGACAGGACCCTGACAGTTTATGagtcattttttccccagtaatcTGGTTTCTGTCCCCTTCTGCTCTGCATGTCTGGAGGTAGAAGCAGATCCAGGGAGCTTTCAGCTGGGGAGGAAGTGCCACTCTGCCTGCTTTGGGATCTCACCACACATTCTGGGTGTTTTGCAGGAACACAGCAGTTCACAGCCCAGGAGTCAGGCATTGTCTCTGTCCAGTGTCTGTACAAGCACACGGACTATCAGGCTGTGAGCAAAGCCTGGTGCaaagagggagcagggacactgTGTGAGATCCTGGTCACCACGAGCTCAGGGCCCTCAGGGAACCACAGCATGTCTCAGGATGGCAGAGTCAGGATCCAGGATGACACCCAGCAGGGGATGGTCACCATCAccatggagcagctgcaggcacaggactCCGGCGTGTACTGGTGTGCGCTCCAGGAACCCTCCGGTCTGTCCCGAATGGAGGAGGTCACGCTCAAGGTTTCCCAGGGTATGTATGGACCTGGCAAGGGCACATGGCGTTTGTAGATCACAGACTCACTTTCCTGGTCTCTCCTTCTCCACTGCCCAGGTTACACCCCCTCCCACCTTACACCTGCCCAAGCCCTGTGGCATTGGACCTTTTCATGGCCACCACCTTAGGGAatagcagcagggatgggagctGGACCACacatgtgctgtgctgctcctctttAACCTGGGGGCAGTTTCAGCAGTCCTGAGAGGTGTTTCTGTCACTCATCCTCTGATACCAGTTCTGTCCCTTTGTAGTGTCTCATCCTGTGGCTTTCAAAGGCTATTAAGACCTTCACATTGGGTTGTCAAGGGAACAACCTTTAGACCCATACTCTAAAGATGTGTGACTCAGGCTCTCTTTCAGGGCACTGTTTTAACAGTAAGGGATGGCACTGAACTGCAGCCTGGCTCTTGAAGTGTTAGAGGAACAGGCAGTGCAGACCATGAGAGGGGACAGTGATGCCCTGGAAGAACTCCCAACATGTGGGACTGAGTGTGAGCAggtcctgcccaccctcccctgGGCACGGGgacagcagtggcagggggGTTTCACTGGTCATTGCAAAGCAGCCCCATAGTGACTATTCATCTCTTCATGCCTGTGATTGCAGCACTGACTTCAAAAGATTTGCCACACACTGAGGACACAAGTCAAGTAACTCCTTTGGGCAATAGCCCAGCACCCAGGTAAGACCTAGAAAGAGTCTCTAAGCttgaacacacacaaaacatgGGGCAGGCAGTCCCTGGGTACTCTGACTCCTGCCTACAGAGGGATTAGCTATGACAGGATCCTTGCCAAAGCTGatctctcctcctcctgttcctgCCTGGAGCATAATTCCAAAGGAAGAGGCAGACTGGTAAAATCAAATCACAACTTTCTGCAGTGCAGGTGCCTCTCTAATTCCTTATCCTTCTCTCTTTGGACTCTGCTCTTCACAGCAACAGAGCCTCCAGATTCTGGCCCTAAGCCCTGACTTTGCTCACTCCTGTCTGTGAATATTTAGCAATGAGACAGTCCTTGGCTATTTAATCCATTTACCAGGCTGTTAAATGTAAAGGATTTTTACCCTTTGGACATCTGCTGTCATCAACACTACAGCAGCACCTAAGAGCCCAATCATTCCTCAGCTCCAGTGCACCAGGTGCTGCAAAACATGGGAGAAAAGGCAGTTCCTGCTCCCAAGAGCCTGGGATTGTGCTTGGAGCTTTGAACAGTGGCTTGTTTCTAAAGCCTGGAGAACAGTTTAGGGAAAGCTCGGAAGGCAGAGCAAGGTAGAaagatccagactgcattgtTGCAAGAGAACCAGACCCTCCTTCCAAGTGCATAGAACCAATCACATGAAACCTATTCCTGTCCCTTTTGGTCACTCTTGGGTACTGGCCTGTTGCACCATCCAGCACTGGTAACTCCTTTGCTCTCCTGGTTGCAGCTCAAATGTGAACACCTTCATCCTGCTGTCTGTGGTCCTGAGCATCCTGCTCATCCTGGCTCTCATCACCTTGGTGACACTGTGTGTCAAGCTGCACAAGGTCCTGGGGAGAACAGGTATGTGGAGTTGGGGGATGCCTCGTGTTCTGCTCTGGCCCAAACAGGCTCTTCTCTGCCCTTGCTTTCCCACTGCAGGTGAGCTCATTCCCTCTTGGGATGGCTCTTTGCTGCCATCTCCCTTCACAATAAGTGAACCCAAGttcctccagacccttcacaaGAACCTGAAAACGTGTTAGGGGAGAACTAAAGTGGGGCCAAGGTGTTCCCCAGGCTCAGAGCAGAGGGGTCCCACTGGCACATCCAAtgctcctgtcactgggcaATCCCATGGCCTTCCCCAAATCTCCTGAAGCACAGCTAAAGCCCAGGCTTTTCATGGACTTCTCTACTTCTAAAACCTCTGATTTTGGCTTATTCCAAAGGGAACCAAGAAGTGGATGACACCTATGACAACTcagagggcacagcacaggtAAGGAAACGGAATGATTTCCCATGTGGCAACCAATCCCTGAACAATCCTCTGTGAGGAGCGTTTGGACCCACCTGACGAGGACCTTGGAGCTCACTTTGGTTGTGAGCAGGAGGGAAATGGTAATTATTGTCCCCAGAGAGAAGGATGTTCCTtgctggagagagagaggggtAATTAAGGTAGGGAAGctccaacaggaaaaaaaccagcagccCAAATTGTAGTAACTCCTGAGAAATTACTCAAGGACCAGTAACCAAGGTCAGaccacaaggctgccacctgtaACCAAGAGAGGTGATGAAGAAAAGAGTTTTCTGCTCTTTCACCTCTGTCATGGTGAATTTTTACATGGCTTATCCTTTCCTTCTGGGAAAATTTGGTCTTCTGGTGCCAGCCGTGACCTGCCACTGAAACATGCTAAGGagtgttttccctttctttccataGCCTGGCAGCACTGGAAGAAGAGAAAGTCCCAAGAATGACATCAAAGGCCTCAAACACATTAACCTGGACTCGCAATCCAGGCCCAGCCCTGAGGATCCTCTGTACTGCAACATTGAACCCAGCCAGGctcacagggacccccaaggcgAAAATGTGGAATACGCCGTCATTGCCTTCAGCCAGTTCCCCAGGAGTGACTCAGGATGAAACACAGAATTCCCAAACAACCCGGAAATGGGAGAAAAGAACTGGAGTACAAAGTGGGAATGAGGAGTAGGAGGTGTGAGGATGGACACTGGGGGAGGAGCTGAGTTTTGCTGCCATGTGTGTGTTGCCTGTGCATTTTCAGCCCTCTCTCCTGTTAGGGGCCAGTAGAGGTTTTGCCACACTCGTGGCAGATTGTCTCAGAGGTGTGGGCTTATTCCCAGGATACCTTGTACATCTGCTTTTCCAGTTCCATTAAAATGCAGACTCTTGGAGAGGCAGGTGTGGAGGACTGAGCTTTTGAAAAAGAGGAGTGTTTGTCAGGCCAtggctgggtttggggttccagctctgcc
This window contains:
- the LOC139683449 gene encoding polymeric immunoglobulin receptor-like — encoded protein: MVKYFRLRQDLGHFLQAVSLRGRKDHKADTQEQDPVAAPSNAPALGLSKAMELRALLLLLLLCFPGLQAQVPPAVERRREGSTLYVQCPYTDKVKSLYKAWCRLEGGGCRHYVGTSYEYLRTDKATIKDDHLTRTFSVTMTDLRAEDSGIYYCAYYSHGYNSLKTVSLNVFKEVLQWELDTLVVQCPCTTQGQSMRWCRREGQTECKVMASTEHRSTRSNSNAPQDRTSIMFTHSDTVTVTMKNLQAQDSGVYWCELSKGSDRARVMEVVLSVSKRTQQFTAQESGIVSVQCLYKHTDYQAVSKAWCKEGAGTLCEILVTTSSGPSGNHSMSQDGRVRIQDDTQQGMVTITMEQLQAQDSGVYWCALQEPSGLSRMEEVTLKVSQALTSKDLPHTEDTSQVTPLGNSPAPSSNVNTFILLSVVLSILLILALITLVTLCVKLHKVLGRTGNQEVDDTYDNSEGTAQPGSTGRRESPKNDIKGLKHINLDSQSRPSPEDPLYCNIEPSQAHRDPQGENVEYAVIAFSQFPRSDSG